In the Clavelina lepadiformis chromosome 8, kaClaLepa1.1, whole genome shotgun sequence genome, one interval contains:
- the LOC143469169 gene encoding uncharacterized protein LOC143469169 isoform X1, with protein sequence MDSLWQKRQKNDGQCKRKRGLSFDPFFARNKKDDTKVPNEDNSQQSGNNKKARTRSTSITLGMMVIEASDVDKGSDISFTSGIDSDTSIESVLDTSATPPATSKRRLSGFSFRGLAKAEKRVKKSVVTPVRNVAFRIVSRVTPSNILRTPTGAFSSNERSNRDTEGKAAARSRASQLSVDYQSDSDVTPTKENLEGKEEQANAGCRPTCSVKRSKHTRNITMPVAIGNSDLFHLPSKRHRRQDSDISFDLSGSYKNETSNGQKNRRSDFHPLNALKSTKTTTSVQTLREFLKKKSRAMAFRAFLQKEFSEENLDFWIEVETYKKQKASKQAKLAPVIYKTYIAVNAPKEINIDSSTRRSTTHNLQHPDNTTFDLAQERVYQLMERDSFRRFLVKEWKNKNEVRKSSDKLKLPAKVTTKSLTSKQEHKKSKSERMSAPEVDFSLMTEANNTERRKRKFSF encoded by the exons ATGGATTCATTGTGGCAGAAACGCCAGAAAAATGACGGCCAGTGCAAGAGAAAACGCGGACTGTCGTTTGACCCTTTCTTTGCAAGAAACAAAAAGGACGACACCAAG GTACCCAATGAAGACAATTCCCAACAAAGTGGGAACAATAAAAAAGCCCGCACGCGATCAACATCAATAACACTGGGTATGATGGTAATCGAAGCAAGCGATGTGGACAAAGGATCCGATATTTCCTTCACGTCTGGAATAGACAGTGACACAAGCATAGAATCTGTGCTTGATACTTCAGCCACTCCTCCAGCAACGTCGAAGAGGAGATTGTCCGGATTCAGCTTCCGAGGCCTAGCGAAAGCGGAGAAACGAGTCAAGAAAAGTGTGGTTACTCCGGTACGAAACGTGGCATTTAGAATTGTAAGCAGAGTGACACCATCCAACATCTTGAGGACGCCGACTGGAGCCTTTTCGTCGAATGAAAGATCAAACCGGGACACGGAGGGTAAAGCAGCAGCAAGATCCCGAGCTTCCCAATTGTCCGTGGATTACCAATCCGATTCCGATGTAACTCCAACAAAAGAGAACTTGGAAGGAAAGGAGGAGCAAGCAAATGCCGGATGCAG ACCTACCTGTTCAGTGAAAAGATCTAAGCACACTAGAAATATCACAATGCCTGTAGCAATCGGCAACTCGGATTTATTTCATCTTCCATCGAAACGGCATCGCCGCCAAGATTCGGACATTTCGTTTGATCTCTCTGGCAGCTATAAGAACGAAACCAGCAACGGTCAAAAGAATCGCCGAAGTGACTTTCATCC GTTGAACGCTTTGAAAAGTACCAAAACGACCACTTCGGTCCAAACACTTCGGGAATTTcttaaaaagaaat CTCGAGCGATGGCCTTCCGCGCTTTCCTGCAGAAAGAATTCAGCGAAGAAAACTTAGATTTTTGGATCGAGGttgaaacatacaaaaaacaaaaagccaGCAAGCAAGCTAAACTTGCACCAGTCATCTACAAAACCTACATTGCCGTCAATGCCCCCAAAGAG ATTAACATCGACTCCTCCACGAGAAGAAGCACAACGCATAACCTTCAACATCCCGACAATACCACATTTGATCTCGCTCAGGAGCGCGTGTATCAATTGATGGAGCGCGACTCCTTCCGCCGTTTCTTAGTCAAAGAATGGAAGAATAAAAACGAAGTCAGAAAGTCTTCCGATAAACTCAAGCTTCCTGCTAAAGTTacaacaaaatctttgacCAGCAAGCAAGAGCATAAGAAATCGAAATCTGAAAGAATGTCCGCTCCAGAAGTTGACTTCAGTTTGATGACTGAAGCTAACAACActgaaagaagaaaaagaaagttttcttTCTAG
- the LOC143468698 gene encoding uncharacterized protein LOC143468698, which produces MDIADVKFYPFCYTVFADNPLLVALKCLDCDYVNTTKTYASVTNGTEIKVCNPDVKGYPLPLYKCEVCDGGLLIAALVYIAAVSLITTLFNLWTFVVWLNVKRKRPQIYFKLSLAFSDFLFGALVLPEAAYHLVNTMFIGHEEYYAFYKLTDLSYYEYDYRRAWEVFFYPSHIKFSATMLYVSQGASLCSIFLLCLDRHIAVSYSLKYNRIMTKAKSLLFIGTVWMVMILLGLTTTFLTKTFSVKPYGFFLPFGETYEHEQSLSTALVFLAPLCLLFAATVWVTGYTSYNISRAGNGATKGYGRSRKSTSVSLASIASVLKKDVYFQRDVILSQSIGDQQDSSTKDWEDSKNHNSQENDFLEQNACKEKIFPTFERKTTSKLSESTDIRDDWPTKARKMTAKNSKASVVSTLTTVNNEHKAANRTLLLILVIYSITILPVSALVAAYIFDENLRHKHGAISLFESASSGFVVTIGIFMTSSLWNCVIYSLRNREYRATTKLLFRKIISTFLRK; this is translated from the exons ATGGATATAGCGGATGTAAAGTTTTATCCTTTCTGTTACACTGTGTTTGCTGACAACCCACTTCTGGTTGCGTTGAAGTGCTTGGATTGCGATTACGTCAACACCACTAAAACATACGCTTCAGTAACCAACGGCACTGAGATCAAAGTTTGCAACCCAGATGTAAAAGGTTATCCTCTGCCATTGTACAAGTGCGAAGTGTGCGATGGAGGACTGCTCATAGCTGCTTTGGTGTATATAGCCGCTGTTAGCCTTATAACCACTTTATTTAATCTATGGACGTTCGTGGTGTGGCTTAACGTTAAACGAAAGCGACCACAGATATATTTTAAGTTATCACTGGCATTTTCTGACTTTTTGTTCGGTGCTCTCGTTTTGCCAGAAGCGGCGTACCATTTGGTAAACACCATGTTCATTGGACACGAAGAATATTATGCATTTTACAAATTGACTGACTTGAGCTATTATGAGTACGACTACAGAAGAGCATGGGAGGTATTCTTTTACCCTTCTCACATCAAATTTTCTGCGACAATGCTGTATGTATCGCAAGGGGCCAGTTTATGCAGCATTTTTCTCTTATGCCTTGACAGACACATTGCGGTTAGCTATTCGTTGAAATACAACCGCATAATGACGAAAGCAAAATCTTTACTTTTCATTGGTACAGTTTGGATGGTCATGATTTTGCTCGGATTGACTACAACTTTCTTAACGAAAACATTTTCCGTTAAGCCGTATGGATTCTTCCTGCCCTTCGGAGAAACATATGAACACGAACAGTCTTTGAGCACAGCTCTGGTGTTTTTAGCTCCATTATGCCTATTGTTTGCAGCTACAGTTTGGGTAACGGGATATACTTCGTACAACATAAGTCGTGCTGGAAATGGAGCAACAAAAGGTTACGGACGTAGTAGGAAGAGCACAAGTGTAAGTCTGGCGTCAATAGCttcagttttgaaaaaagatGTGTATTTTCAACGTGACGTCATACTAAGCCAGTCTATCGGTGACCAGCAAG ATTCTTCAACGAAAGATTGGGAAGATTCAAAAAATCATAATTCAcaagaaaatgattttttggAACAAAATGCCTGTAAGGAAAAAATATTCCCAACTTTCGAAAGGAAGACCACATCAAAGCTTTCAGAAAGCACAGATATTCGAGATGATTGGCCAACCAAAGCAAGAAAAATGACAGCAAAGAACAGTAAAGCGAGTGTTGTTAGCACGCTGACG ACCGTGAACAACGAACACAAGGCAGCAAATCGAACTCTTCTTCTTATCCTGGTCATATATTCAATTACTATCCTTCCAGTTTCTGCACTGGTGGCGGCTTATATATTCGACGAAAATTTGCGGCACAAACACG GGGCGATTTCGTTATTTGAGTCCGCATCGTCAGGATTCGTGGTAACAATAGGAATATTCATGACTTCATCGTTGTGGAACTGCGTCATCTACAGTTTACGTAATCGTGAATACAGAGCCACAACAAAACTTCTTTTTCGAAAGATAATTTCAACGTTTTTAAGGAAATAA
- the LOC143468697 gene encoding uncharacterized protein LOC143468697, with protein MEFGLEPRTFSPFCIVNTLTDPVEFAKKCLDCSFAVEAGVRTQTNSFVYQFCNRDVHEYPLPLYKCGLCNGPLIVASLIFILAISVVTVSVNLWSVFVWFNSKKKRPQIFFKLSLVFSDLLFGAVVLPEAAYHLINAMLVGHEEYYAFYKLTSLKIHPGIYRRDWEAFYSPSNIRVSAALLIISQGASLGSILLISVDRHVAVVRNIHYGRLMTKTKSLLMIFAMWSVVVTVAVTCTLFLSKFTLNPYGMFLPIAESYKDDEARKSNMAFLVPMVVIFAVTVAVTASTSYKLRTASVRIRYLPKRKSNFSIFSMTDVSKSNKRLSLTTSNCIITINDQLSSDLSDQSASSSTRTGVDERRNTIPSNFLKVPAEKHVASSTNLGYAYAAISSNEVNLSLRSNDTNIASRISFCDTASFAGSDEPLTKETGTRLEREKFTAEDKSDRENQVSRNLGNSFLSLQSRRTSSASSNVQQKIKMDWQNDHRMANKTLMLILLIYTLCVMPITVLLAIYLFDDSIKYSNDKSVTSFESVSVGFMVTICIFVTSSVWNVVIYSTRNLDYKKSSSELRRKLNGKFRSIFQV; from the exons ATGGAGTTTGGTTTGGAGCCAAGAACATTTTCCCCATTCTGTATCGTTAATACCTTGACAGATCCGGTGGAATTTGCAAAGAAATGCCTGGACTGCAGTTTTGCGGTTGAGGCTGGGGTCAGAACTCAAACAAACAGCTTTGTATATCAGTTTTGTAACCGAGATGTTCACGAATACCCATTGCCCCTTTATAAATGCGGCTTATGCAACGGGCCTCTAATTGTAGCCAGtttgattttcattttggCAATAAGTGTTGTTACAGTTTCGGTGAATCTATGGTCCGTGTTTGTCTGGTTCAACTCAAAGAAGAAAAGGCCGCAGATATTTTTCAAGCTTTCTCTTGTTTTCTCTGACTTGCTTTTTGGAGCTGTTGTACTCCCCGAGGCGGCATAtcaccttatcaatgcgatgctTGTTGGCCATGAAGAGTATTACGCTTTTTACAAGTTGACGAGTTTGAAGATACATCCGGGGATCTATCGTAGAGACTGGGAAGCTTTTTACAGCCCGTCTAACATTCGAGTCTCCGCCGCACTGCTCATTATTTCCCAGGGTGCAAGTTTGGGCAGCATACTGCTAATAAGCGTGGACCGCCATGTAGCTGTCGTACGTAACATCCATTACGGTCGACTGATGACCAAAACGAAATCATTATTGATGATTTTTGCCATGTGGTCTGTAGTTGTCACCGTGGCGGTGACGTGCACGCTTTTCCTGAGCAAATTCACGTTGAATCCATACGGAATGTTCCTGCCTATCGCAGAATCTTACAAGGACGACGAAGCTCGGAAGTCAAATATGGCATTTCTAGTGCCAATGGTCGTTATATTTGCAGTTACTGTGGCTGTGACAGCCAGCACTTCCTACAAATTACGCACAGCAAGTGTCAGAATAAGATATCTCCCTAAAAGGAAGTCTAACTTCTCAATTTTTTCCATGACAGATGTCAGCAAGAGCAACAAACGTCTGTCGCTAACCACCAGCAATTGCATCATCACAATAAACGACCAATTAAGCTCGGATTTAAGCGATCAAAGCGCTTCATCGTCCACGCGGACAG GTGTAGATGAACGTCGAAACACAATACCAAGTAATTTCTTAAAAGTACCGGCGGAAAAACACGTTGCTTCTTCAACAAACTTGGGTTACGCTTACGCTGCTATTTCATCAAACGAAGTTAACCTGAGTCTCCGTAGTAACGATACAAATATCGCTTCTAGAATTAGTTTTTGCGACACAGCATCTTTTGCGGGAAGTGACGAACCCTTAACAAAAGAGACCGGTACACGTCTTGAAAGAGAAAAGTTTACGGCAGAAGACAAGTCCGACAGAGAAAACCAGGTCTCCAGAAATCTGGGCAATTCATTTCTTTCCTTACAATCTAGACGCACAAGCTCGGCCAGTAGCAATGTTCAACAAAAGATCAAG ATGGACTGGCAAAATGATCATAGGATGGCTAACAAAACACTAATGCTAATATTACTGATTTACACGCTTTGCGTAATGCCGATTACTGTGTTACTTGCAATTTACCTATTTGATGACTCCATAAAGTATTCCAACG ATAAATCTGTTACGTCGTTCGAATCGGTTTCAGTCGGCTTTATGGTGACCATTTGCatatttgtgacgtcatcagttTGGAATGTTGTGATATACAGCACCAGAAATCTCGATTACAAAAAATCATCATCAGAGTTACGAAGGAAATTAAATGGAAAATTTAGAAGCATTTTTCAagtgtaa